A window of Procambarus clarkii isolate CNS0578487 chromosome 69, FALCON_Pclarkii_2.0, whole genome shotgun sequence contains these coding sequences:
- the LOC123772316 gene encoding cuticle protein AM1199-like, with product MKLVLLACLAAIAAPQRLRDPRFIAIVRESRQDQGDGNFNFQYEGENGIYVDGSGRPGSRGGSNMAGFYKFPLPEGGYAEVRYTADEKGFRVESPLIPTPHPLPAHAVEQIRNAEEQRRRGIVWD from the exons ATGAAGCTT GTATTGCTCGCCTGCCTGGCCGCCATCGCCGCCCCCCAGCGACTGAGGGACCCGCGCTTCATCGCCATCGTCCGTGAAAGTCGCCAGGACCAAGGCGACGGAAACTTCAACTTCCAGTACGAGGGTGAGAATGGCATCTACGTGGACGGCTCCGGCAGGCCAGGCAGCAGAGGCGGCAGCAACATGGCCGGCTTCTACAA GTTCCCCTTGCCCGAGGGCGGCTACGCTGAGGTCCGCTACACAGCCGACGAAAAGGGCTTCCGCGTAGAGTCTCCGCTGATCCCCACGCCCCACCCTCTCCCCGCCCACGCTGTCGAGCAGATCCGTAACGCAGAAGAGCAGCGCCGTCGGGGCATCGTGTGGGACTAG
- the LOC123772317 gene encoding cuticle protein AMP4 isoform X2 — translation MKLVVLACLVAAAAAAPQFSQNFNVQEVRRPIAILRDERQDNGDGSFTYEFEAENGIVVSAEGSRGSQGQSNIQGVFRYPLLDGTVAEVRYIADENGYQPQSDLIPTPHPLPAHALEQIRVAEEQRRQGITFQ, via the exons atgaAGCTT GTGGTCCTCGCCTGTCTGgtcgctgccgccgccgccgcccctcagttctcCCAGAACTTCAATGTGCAGGAAGTACGTCGACCTATCGCTATTCTGAGGGACGAACGTCAGGACAATGGCGACGGCAGCTTCACCTACGAGTTCGAGGCTGAGAATGGCATTGTGGTGAGCGCTGAGGGCAGCCGAGGCTCCCAGGGCCAGAGCAACATCCAAGGAGTCTTTAG GTATCCTCTTCTCGACGGTACCGTCGCTGAGGTCCGCTACATCGCCGACGAGAACGGCTACCAGCCGCAGTCTGACCTGATCCCCACGCCCCACCCACTCCCCGCCCACGCCCTCGAGCAGATCAGAGTTGCTGAGGAGCAGCGCCGTCAGGGCATCACCTTCCAGTGA
- the LOC123772317 gene encoding cuticle protein AMP4 isoform X1, whose product MLLSGVLQVVLACLVAAAAAAPQFSQNFNVQEVRRPIAILRDERQDNGDGSFTYEFEAENGIVVSAEGSRGSQGQSNIQGVFRYPLLDGTVAEVRYIADENGYQPQSDLIPTPHPLPAHALEQIRVAEEQRRQGITFQ is encoded by the exons ATGCTTCTGTCTGGTGTGTTGCAGGTGGTCCTCGCCTGTCTGgtcgctgccgccgccgccgcccctcagttctcCCAGAACTTCAATGTGCAGGAAGTACGTCGACCTATCGCTATTCTGAGGGACGAACGTCAGGACAATGGCGACGGCAGCTTCACCTACGAGTTCGAGGCTGAGAATGGCATTGTGGTGAGCGCTGAGGGCAGCCGAGGCTCCCAGGGCCAGAGCAACATCCAAGGAGTCTTTAG GTATCCTCTTCTCGACGGTACCGTCGCTGAGGTCCGCTACATCGCCGACGAGAACGGCTACCAGCCGCAGTCTGACCTGATCCCCACGCCCCACCCACTCCCCGCCCACGCCCTCGAGCAGATCAGAGTTGCTGAGGAGCAGCGCCGTCAGGGCATCACCTTCCAGTGA